Genomic window (Bacteroides sp.):
GCATCACCGCCGGCGACGACGTACTCGTCGACGCCGGCAGCGTCCAGGGCGGCCCGCAGGTCGCCGGGCCGGCCCGCCAGGTACAGCCGGGCCGGGCCGGCCGAGGCAAGGGCCTGTGCCACCGCGACAGCCTCGTCGGCATAGCGAGCATCGCTGCCGCAGATGCAGGCCAGCTGGGCCCCACTGTCCGTGAATGCTTGGGCCGCCGTCTCGGCCGTGACCGTGCCGGACGAGATCGCGACGACGCCGCCGGTGGCGAACAGGTTCGTCGTGAACGTGGCCCGTGCCGCGTGCTCGGCGAGAGGGCCCACGGTGGCCAGGAAGATCGTGGGAGCAGCCCCCGTCGCGCCCGAATGTGCCGCGGCGCGGTCCCGCAGGCCTTCGACGTGCTCGGCGTAGCTGTGGGGGACGAGCGGTTCGAACGGCGTCGGCCCGGTGGAGAGCTGGGGTTGCGCGGGCACCGAGTCGGTCAGGTTCGGGAACTCGCTGACGCCCGTGATCGGTTGCCGGCGATGGGCGACCCGGTCGGCCCTCGCCTGCCGGGTGGCCGAGACCCAGGCCTGGGGCAGCCCGGTC
Coding sequences:
- a CDS encoding methylmalonyl-CoA mutase family protein, whose protein sequence is LARNVQTILIEESHLARVIDPAGGSWFVERLTDELAQAAWRRFQQVEAAEGMVTALLTGLPQAWVSATRQARADRVAHRRQPITGVSEFPNLTDSVPAQPQLSTGPTPFEPLVPHSYAEHVEGLRDRAAAHSGATGAAPTIFLATVGPLAEHAARATFTTNLFATGGVVAISSGTVTAETAAQAFTDSGAQLACICGSDARYADEAVAVAQALASAGPARLYLAGRPGDLRAALDAAGVDEYVVAGGDAVDLVDRALSTVGVQ